The Lagopus muta isolate bLagMut1 chromosome 4, bLagMut1 primary, whole genome shotgun sequence genome has a window encoding:
- the DCTD gene encoding deoxycytidylate deaminase isoform X3 encodes MSGHQRGHVNGFGDEASCKKREDYLEWPEYFMAVAFLSAQRSKDPSSQVGACIVNSENKIVGIGYNGMPNGCSDDALPWTRTAAHRLDTKYPYVCHAELNAIMNKNSADVKGCSMYVALFPCNECAKLIIQAGIKEVIYMSDKYHDSIEMTAARRMFDLAGIVYREFKPKCNKIIIDFDSINSRPSQKLL; translated from the exons TTTTGGCGATGAAGCATCCTGTAAAAAACGAGAGGATTATCTGGAATGGCCTGAATATTTTATGGCAGTCGCATTTTTGtcagcacagagaagcaagGATCCAAGTTCTCAG gttGGTGCCTGTATtgtaaattcagaaaacaagattGTTGGAATTGGGTACAATGGGATGCCTAATGGCTGCAGTGATGATGCACTACCTTGGACAAGAACAGCAGCACATAGATTAGACACAAAGTATCCTTACG tgTGCCATGCTGAACTGAATGCCATCATGAACAAAAACTCAGCCGATGTGAAAGGGTGCAGCATGTATGTTGCCTTATTTCCATGTAATGAATGTGCAAAGCTCATCATCCAGGCAG GCATAAAGGAAGTGATTTATATGTCTGACAAGTATCATGACTCTATTGAAATGACGGCGGCACGGCGGATGTTTGATTTAGCTGGTATTGTATACAG ggAATTCAAGCCAAAATGTAACAAGATCATCATCGACTTTGATTCAATTAACAGCAGACCAAGTCAAAAACTTCTGTGA